The following proteins are co-located in the Hippoglossus stenolepis isolate QCI-W04-F060 chromosome 23, HSTE1.2, whole genome shotgun sequence genome:
- the tmem88b gene encoding transmembrane protein 88 b — MSMGDTLEKGAHHQTLDLSEELPPHHHHHHTNHHHHLHHSNSLASTTAVGGGRETPSRVVVPPPYSAAECGGGGSEAPLELRGSLDCWACSVLVTAQNLLIAAINACLAGLVFGTILTPAIVMVVFGFLCHSTVRPHGTTPYCTDLLTDGGCVALLVVGFLLVTPLLVLALAAYCRLARHLQLGLCFIPYSRAVYKNLPATRHRGLCTGCCGGRDGAESSGKGKVWV; from the exons ATGAGTATGGGTGATACTCTAGAGAAGGGGGCCCACCATCAGACCTTGGACCTGTCAGAGGAACTGCCgcctcatcaccaccatcatcacaccaaccaccaccaccatctgcACCACTCTAACTCTCTGGCCTCCACCACTGCTGTgggtggaggcagagaaacaCCTTCACGTGTGGTCGTACCTCCTCCGtattctgcagcagaatgtggTGGTGGGGGCAGTGAAGCTCCTCTGGAGTTAAGGGGGTCCCTGGACTGCTGGGCCTGCTCCGTACTGGTAACAGCTCAGAATCTGCTGATTGCTGCGATCAATGCCTGCCTCGCTGGACTGGTGTTTGGCACCATCCTGACGCCAGCCATCGTCATGGTGGTGTTTGGCTTCCTTTGCCACTCTACA GTCCGCCCTCATGGGACGACCCCCTACTGCACAGACCTGCTGACTGACGGAGGCTGTGTGGCTCTACTGGTGGTGGGCTTCCTCTTGGTGACCCCTCTGCTGGTCTTGGCACTGGCTGCATACTGTCGCCTGGCCCGACACCTCCAGCTGGGCCTGTGCTTCATCCCGTACAGCCGGGCCGTGTACAAGAACCTGCCAGCCACGCGACACCGCGGCCTGTGCACCGGCTGCTGCGGTGGCCGAGATGGAGCTGAGAGTAGTGGGAAGGGGAAAGTGTGGGTGTGA